One Micromonospora sp. WMMD812 genomic window carries:
- a CDS encoding SMC family ATPase: MRPMRLDMAGFTVFRDDTTVDFTDADFFALVGPTGSGKSTVLDAICFALYGTVPRWGGARGLSNALAPSATEGRVRLVFESGGARYVATRVVRRDSRGNVKTANAGLQLMPPGFDVTKLDTGLSPEDLGEVVAGTPAEMDEAVLEAVGLPYEQFTSCVVLPQGQFADFLHAKPATRQQILVNLLGLGVYEEVQKLATARAAQAEAKLEAVDQLLAGLRDVDDETLERATGQIDRMRELAGAVGAAVPELDAARATAREATAALTALDAELGVLGAVRAPAGVTEVARAVAAARDEADAAAGAVSLAEEREEKLRGELAAAGDESALRVLLKAYADRDRLTGDAAAVRAAVDAAGAEHDVAASALAEARAAAERAEADLATAFQAHEEAKATDQAMALRAHLVDGAPCPVCEQPVSTVPAVPAGSAVARAVAAGKAARAASDAAKRLVQERDAAARDLDRVLVRARAEQDQLRSRLAELDDQLATAATPEALRAALAEHSRLRQALDEAAGAVRAGRDASRRARGALDGAEEKLRRAWRAFDVARDGLARFGPPAADRDDLAAAWTTLAGWAGEQADRRRADRAGLAASVAAAKAAATEVEQRIAGIFADAGLPAADDPVRAATVAVERAEAELRRLEERREQAAELREQRAEHERRAQVARALAGHLRANNFERWLLAEALDLLVDGASRILRELSGGQYDLVHDKGEFFVVDHHDAGLRRGVRTLSGGETFQASLALALALSEQLAGMSTTAASLESIVLDEGFGTLDAATLDTVAATLENLAARGDRMVGVVTHVPALAERIPVRFEVSKDARSSRVERSGR; encoded by the coding sequence ATGCGACCGATGCGGCTGGACATGGCGGGCTTCACCGTCTTCCGGGACGACACCACCGTCGACTTCACCGACGCCGACTTCTTCGCCCTGGTCGGCCCGACCGGCTCCGGCAAGTCGACGGTGCTGGACGCGATCTGCTTCGCCCTCTACGGCACGGTGCCCCGGTGGGGTGGCGCCCGGGGCCTGTCCAACGCCCTCGCCCCGTCGGCGACCGAAGGCCGGGTCCGGCTGGTCTTCGAGTCGGGCGGGGCGCGTTACGTGGCCACCCGGGTGGTCCGGCGGGACAGCCGGGGCAACGTGAAGACCGCGAACGCCGGCCTGCAGCTGATGCCGCCCGGCTTCGACGTGACCAAGCTGGACACCGGGCTGAGCCCGGAGGACCTGGGCGAGGTGGTGGCCGGCACGCCCGCCGAGATGGACGAGGCGGTGCTGGAGGCGGTCGGGCTGCCGTACGAGCAGTTCACCAGCTGCGTGGTGTTGCCGCAGGGCCAGTTCGCCGACTTCCTGCACGCCAAGCCGGCCACCCGGCAGCAGATCCTGGTCAACCTGCTCGGTCTCGGCGTCTACGAGGAGGTGCAGAAGCTCGCCACGGCCCGCGCCGCGCAGGCCGAGGCGAAGCTGGAGGCGGTCGACCAGCTGCTGGCCGGTCTGCGTGATGTCGACGACGAGACGCTGGAGCGGGCGACCGGCCAGATCGACCGGATGCGGGAGCTGGCCGGCGCGGTCGGCGCCGCCGTACCCGAGCTGGACGCGGCCCGCGCGACGGCCCGGGAGGCGACCGCGGCGCTGACCGCGCTCGACGCCGAGCTGGGCGTGCTGGGCGCGGTCCGGGCGCCGGCCGGGGTGACCGAGGTGGCCCGGGCGGTGGCGGCCGCGCGCGATGAGGCCGACGCGGCGGCGGGCGCCGTGTCGCTGGCGGAGGAGCGCGAGGAGAAGCTCCGCGGCGAGCTGGCCGCCGCCGGTGACGAGAGCGCGCTGCGCGTGCTGCTGAAGGCGTACGCCGATCGGGACCGGCTCACCGGCGACGCTGCCGCGGTCCGGGCGGCGGTGGACGCGGCGGGCGCCGAGCACGACGTGGCCGCGTCCGCGCTCGCCGAGGCCCGCGCGGCGGCCGAGCGGGCCGAGGCGGACCTGGCGACGGCGTTCCAGGCGCACGAGGAGGCGAAGGCCACCGACCAGGCGATGGCCCTGCGGGCGCACCTGGTCGACGGCGCGCCGTGCCCGGTGTGCGAGCAGCCGGTGTCGACGGTGCCGGCGGTGCCGGCCGGGTCGGCGGTGGCGCGCGCGGTGGCCGCCGGGAAGGCCGCCCGGGCCGCCAGCGACGCCGCGAAGCGGCTGGTCCAGGAGCGCGACGCCGCGGCCCGGGACCTGGACCGGGTGCTGGTGCGGGCGCGCGCGGAACAGGACCAGCTCCGGTCCCGGCTGGCCGAGCTCGACGACCAGCTCGCCACCGCGGCCACGCCGGAGGCGCTGCGGGCCGCGCTCGCCGAGCACTCCCGGCTGCGGCAGGCGCTGGACGAGGCGGCCGGCGCGGTCCGGGCCGGGCGGGACGCCTCCCGCCGGGCCCGCGGGGCGCTGGACGGCGCCGAGGAGAAGCTGCGCCGGGCGTGGCGCGCGTTCGACGTTGCCCGCGACGGGCTGGCTCGCTTCGGCCCGCCGGCCGCGGACCGCGACGACCTCGCCGCCGCGTGGACGACGCTGGCCGGTTGGGCCGGCGAGCAGGCCGACCGGCGACGCGCCGACCGTGCTGGGCTGGCCGCCTCCGTCGCCGCCGCGAAGGCCGCCGCGACCGAGGTGGAGCAGCGGATCGCCGGCATCTTCGCCGACGCCGGGCTGCCCGCCGCCGACGACCCGGTCCGCGCCGCCACGGTGGCGGTGGAGCGGGCCGAGGCGGAGCTGCGCCGCCTGGAGGAGCGCCGCGAGCAGGCCGCCGAGCTGCGCGAGCAGCGGGCGGAGCACGAACGCCGGGCGCAGGTGGCCCGGGCGCTCGCCGGTCACCTGCGGGCCAACAACTTCGAGCGGTGGCTGCTGGCCGAGGCGCTGGACCTGCTCGTCGACGGCGCGTCGCGGATCCTGCGGGAGCTGTCCGGCGGCCAGTACGACCTGGTCCACGACAAGGGCGAGTTCTTCGTCGTCGACCACCACGACGCCGGGCTGCGCCGGGGCGTCCGCACGCTCTCCGGCGGCGAGACGTTCCAGGCGTCGCTGGCGTTGGCACTGGCGCTCTCCGAACAGCTCGCCGGGATGTCCACCACCGCCGCGAGCCTGGAGTCGATCGTCCTGGACGAGGGCTTCGGCACCCTCGACGCGGCCACCCTGGACACCGTGGCCGCGACATTGGAGAACCTGGCCGCCCGCGGTGACCGGATGGTCGGCGTGGTCACCCACGTCCCGGCGCTGGCCGAGCGCATCCCGGTGCGGTTCGAGGTCAGCAAGGACGCCCGCTCCTCCCGCGTCGAACGGAGCGGCCGGTGA
- a CDS encoding fused MFS/spermidine synthase, translated as MGRKRIGDRVVEQVDTGEAELVPDLDRAGSWTLLLDGAPQSHVDLTDPTHLEFEYVRRLAAAIDLIAPAGAPLRVLHLGGGALTLPRYVSATRPGSTQRVAEVDGALVELVRRVLPWPADPRLRVRVADARQVLAASRDGSYDVVVADVFAGARTPAHLTSVEYTAEVARVLHPAGWYLANLADGPPLRHARGQVATARSVLPHAALVGDAAVLRGRRYGNLVLIAGRSEPPVPELTRRAAGDWFPGRVVAGADLDRFAGGAGVVRDADATGSVPPPPGLFSTGR; from the coding sequence GTGGGACGGAAGCGGATCGGAGACCGGGTGGTCGAGCAGGTGGACACCGGTGAGGCCGAGCTGGTCCCGGACCTGGACCGCGCGGGCTCGTGGACGCTGCTCCTCGACGGGGCGCCGCAGTCGCACGTCGACCTGACCGACCCCACCCACCTGGAGTTCGAGTACGTCCGGCGGCTCGCCGCCGCGATCGACCTGATCGCCCCGGCCGGCGCCCCGCTGCGGGTGCTGCACCTCGGCGGCGGCGCGCTCACCCTCCCCCGGTACGTCTCGGCCACCCGGCCCGGCTCCACCCAGCGGGTGGCCGAGGTGGACGGGGCGCTGGTCGAGCTGGTCCGCCGGGTGCTGCCCTGGCCGGCCGACCCGCGGTTGCGGGTACGGGTCGCCGACGCACGGCAGGTGCTCGCCGCCAGCCGGGACGGCAGCTACGACGTGGTGGTGGCCGACGTCTTCGCCGGCGCCCGCACCCCGGCGCACCTGACCTCGGTCGAGTACACCGCCGAGGTGGCGCGGGTGCTGCACCCGGCCGGCTGGTACCTGGCCAACCTCGCCGACGGCCCCCCGCTGCGGCACGCCCGGGGACAGGTCGCCACGGCCCGCTCGGTGCTCCCCCACGCCGCCCTGGTCGGTGACGCGGCGGTGCTGCGCGGCCGCCGCTACGGCAACCTGGTGCTGATCGCCGGGCGGAGCGAACCGCCGGTCCCGGAGCTGACCCGGCGGGCCGCCGGGGACTGGTTCCCGGGCCGGGTGGTCGCGGGGGCCGACCTGGACCGGTTCGCCGGCGGCGCGGGCGTCGTCCGGGACGCGGATGCCACCGGCTCCGTGCCGCCGCCACCGGGCCTCTTCTCCACCGGCCGCTGA
- a CDS encoding sigma-70 family RNA polymerase sigma factor has translation MHAVAAGWHGDVVRADWMSARSQSRPTSRGLDGRPAPRQNGPVTPRSAPGRHQAVSPEASHSDQLVRQLYAEHAGPLLAFVMRLTGGDRQRAEDIVQETLLRAWRNAHRLGGQGQGSLRPWLVTVARRIAIDEHRSEQARPAETYDRDLTAFAEADSTDRVLRTMTVADALRTLSQSHREILVATYFRGRTVPEAAEELGLPLGTAKSRVYYALRALRTALQERGVTE, from the coding sequence ATGCATGCGGTGGCGGCCGGTTGGCACGGCGATGTGGTGCGGGCGGACTGGATGTCCGCGCGGTCCCAGTCGCGGCCGACCTCACGGGGGCTCGACGGCCGCCCGGCGCCTCGCCAGAATGGTCCGGTGACGCCACGCTCGGCGCCCGGACGCCACCAGGCGGTTTCTCCCGAGGCGAGCCACTCCGACCAGTTGGTCCGTCAGCTCTACGCCGAGCACGCCGGTCCGCTGCTGGCGTTCGTCATGCGGCTCACCGGTGGTGACCGGCAGCGCGCGGAGGACATCGTCCAGGAGACGCTGCTGCGGGCCTGGCGCAACGCCCACCGCCTGGGGGGGCAGGGGCAGGGTTCGCTGCGTCCGTGGCTGGTGACCGTGGCCCGCCGGATCGCCATCGACGAGCACCGCAGTGAGCAGGCCCGGCCGGCGGAGACGTACGACCGGGACCTGACCGCGTTCGCCGAGGCGGACAGCACCGACCGGGTGCTGCGGACGATGACGGTGGCGGACGCGCTGCGTACGCTGAGCCAGTCGCACCGGGAGATCCTGGTCGCGACGTACTTCCGGGGGCGGACCGTGCCCGAGGCGGCCGAGGAGCTGGGGCTTCCGCTCGGCACCGCCAAGTCGCGGGTCTACTACGCGCTGCGCGCGCTGCGCACGGCTCTGCAGGAGCGGGGGGTGACGGAATGA
- a CDS encoding zf-HC2 domain-containing protein, whose amino-acid sequence MSRDHMDVAAYALGVLDAQDTERFEEHLATCWACAAELETMVPVVGLLSDIDGETMSALEHTQTDPALLDRTLVAVRAHRRRARFRQLLATAAAVVVLGGLTGIGFSTVVGDTGPRDVVAEPTLPAPVDRPPTDAPTAGPSGPGVGGTEEEGDQVDATDPTTGVQATMFLAGKEYGTKIDFSLRKLPGPRTCRLVVIRKNSTTEVISTWSVPEEGYGTNNQAQGLELTASTAAPPEDIKQVQVQSVDAKGVASPLVTVVL is encoded by the coding sequence ATGAGTCGGGACCACATGGACGTCGCCGCGTACGCGCTTGGCGTGCTGGACGCGCAGGACACCGAACGGTTCGAGGAGCACCTGGCCACCTGCTGGGCGTGCGCCGCCGAGCTGGAGACCATGGTGCCGGTGGTCGGGCTGCTCTCCGACATCGACGGCGAGACGATGAGCGCGCTGGAGCACACCCAGACCGACCCGGCCCTGCTGGACCGCACGCTGGTCGCGGTCCGCGCCCACCGGCGGCGGGCCCGGTTCCGCCAGTTGCTGGCGACCGCGGCCGCGGTGGTGGTGCTCGGTGGTCTGACCGGGATCGGATTCAGCACCGTCGTCGGTGACACGGGTCCGCGCGACGTGGTCGCCGAGCCGACGCTCCCCGCGCCGGTCGACCGGCCGCCCACTGATGCGCCGACCGCCGGCCCGTCCGGGCCGGGTGTCGGCGGCACCGAGGAGGAGGGCGACCAGGTCGACGCCACCGACCCGACCACCGGTGTGCAGGCCACGATGTTCCTGGCCGGCAAGGAATACGGCACCAAAATCGATTTCAGCCTCCGGAAACTGCCTGGTCCGCGCACCTGCCGACTCGTGGTGATCCGCAAGAACTCCACCACCGAGGTGATCTCCACCTGGTCCGTCCCGGAGGAGGGCTACGGCACGAACAACCAGGCCCAGGGCCTCGAACTCACCGCGTCGACGGCGGCCCCGCCGGAGGACATCAAGCAGGTCCAGGTGCAGTCGGTGGACGCGAAGGGGGTGGCCAGCCCGCTGGTCACGGTCGTGCTCTGA
- a CDS encoding DNA-3-methyladenine glycosylase 2 family protein — protein MTGTEPTARRALRPPTGYRLAASVRALTFSPYDPCARITAGTFWWAARTPAGPATLALRPSDGELLAEGYGPGADWVVDHADAIAGLRDDLTGFAELAATHPLVARLAREHGGLRMPATGLVFPRVLRAVFEQKVTGKEAYRAYAATVRHFAEPAPGPMRLLLPPEAAAIAATPYWVFHPFGVEQRRADTLRRAAAVADRLERCADAAEATRRLTAVPGIGPWTAAEVVRVAYGDPDAVSVGDYHVPNTVAWALAGEPRADDARMLALLEPFRGHRGRVCVLLEAAGIQAPKYGPRAPIRSFARF, from the coding sequence ATGACCGGGACCGAGCCGACCGCGCGCCGGGCGCTGCGCCCACCCACCGGCTACCGCCTCGCCGCCTCGGTCCGCGCGCTGACCTTCAGCCCGTACGACCCGTGCGCCCGGATCACCGCCGGCACCTTCTGGTGGGCCGCCCGCACCCCCGCCGGCCCGGCCACGCTCGCCCTGCGGCCCAGCGACGGCGAGCTGCTGGCCGAGGGGTACGGCCCGGGCGCCGACTGGGTGGTGGACCACGCCGACGCCATCGCCGGCCTCCGCGACGACCTGACCGGCTTCGCCGAGCTGGCCGCGACACACCCGCTGGTCGCCCGGCTGGCCCGCGAGCACGGCGGGCTGCGGATGCCGGCCACCGGACTGGTCTTCCCCCGCGTGCTGCGGGCGGTCTTCGAGCAGAAGGTGACCGGCAAGGAGGCGTACCGCGCGTACGCCGCCACGGTCCGGCACTTCGCCGAGCCCGCACCCGGGCCGATGCGCCTGCTGCTCCCGCCGGAGGCCGCGGCGATCGCCGCCACGCCCTACTGGGTCTTCCACCCGTTCGGAGTCGAACAGCGCCGCGCGGACACGCTGCGCCGCGCGGCGGCCGTCGCGGACCGGCTGGAGCGCTGCGCGGACGCCGCCGAGGCGACCCGCCGGCTGACCGCCGTGCCCGGTATCGGTCCGTGGACGGCCGCCGAGGTGGTGCGGGTGGCGTACGGCGACCCGGACGCGGTCAGCGTGGGCGACTACCACGTCCCGAACACGGTGGCCTGGGCCCTCGCCGGCGAGCCGCGCGCCGACGACGCCCGGATGCTGGCGCTGCTCGAGCCGTTCCGCGGCCACCGCGGTCGGGTCTGCGTGCTGCTGGAGGCCGCCGGCATCCAGGCACCGAAGTACGGGCCACGGGCGCCGATCCGCTCGTTCGCCCGGTTCTGA
- a CDS encoding DUF1990 domain-containing protein has translation MPALTYPDVGATRTGALPPGWRHVRHRVRLPDGCYPVAGAAVLGWRLHRAAGIRIEADAPRAAPGVRVVSGLGVGPLRLRAPCEVVWVADDGRRIGYGYGTLPGHPARGEEAFVVSRDDAGRVWFEVVAFSRPAGWLMRLAGPLGRGFQHAYAWWLGRTLRQLCARP, from the coding sequence ATGCCGGCACTGACCTACCCGGACGTCGGCGCCACCCGCACCGGCGCGTTGCCGCCGGGCTGGCGGCACGTCCGCCACCGGGTCCGGCTGCCCGACGGCTGCTACCCGGTGGCCGGCGCGGCCGTGCTCGGCTGGCGGCTGCACCGGGCGGCCGGGATCCGGATCGAGGCGGACGCACCCCGGGCGGCCCCCGGCGTGCGGGTGGTCTCCGGGCTGGGCGTCGGCCCGTTGCGGCTGCGTGCCCCGTGCGAGGTGGTCTGGGTCGCCGACGACGGACGCCGGATCGGCTACGGGTACGGCACGCTGCCCGGGCACCCGGCGCGCGGCGAGGAGGCGTTCGTGGTGAGCCGCGACGACGCCGGGCGTGTCTGGTTCGAGGTCGTGGCGTTCAGCCGGCCGGCCGGGTGGCTGATGCGGCTGGCCGGGCCGCTCGGGCGGGGCTTCCAGCACGCCTACGCCTGGTGGCTCGGCCGGACCCTGCGCCAGCTCTGCGCCCGGCCGTGA
- a CDS encoding ATP-dependent DNA ligase, which translates to MELPINPPVEPMLAKSVPRIPTAPGMTYEPKWDGFRCIIFRDGDEVELASRGGKMMTRYFPEVVEQARRQLPERCAVDGELIVIRRDGPGGQARLNFELLGQRIHPAASRVKLLAETTPAAFVAFDLLAIDDEVLLDQPYPRRRARLEQALVGVRPPVHVTQITTDPETAHRWFEVFEGAGLDGLIVKPADLPYEPGKRLMFKVKHARTADVVVAGFRWHKSGPVVGSLLLGLYDTDGVLHHVGVSASFSMARRAELLEELAPYRDTGGEHPWVHGDHERGQRIPGGVSRWTGTKNLEWEPVRPELVLEVGYDAMEGDRFRHTAQFVRWRPDRDPRSCGYDQLDRPVRFDVDQVLRGDPTATAAPASAGPA; encoded by the coding sequence GTGGAGCTGCCGATCAATCCGCCGGTCGAGCCGATGCTGGCCAAGAGCGTCCCGCGGATCCCCACCGCGCCCGGGATGACCTACGAGCCGAAGTGGGACGGCTTCCGGTGCATCATCTTCCGCGACGGCGACGAGGTCGAGCTGGCCAGTCGGGGCGGCAAGATGATGACCCGCTACTTCCCGGAGGTCGTCGAGCAGGCCCGCCGGCAGCTACCGGAGCGCTGCGCGGTCGACGGCGAGCTGATCGTGATCCGTCGGGACGGCCCGGGCGGGCAGGCCCGGCTCAACTTCGAGCTGCTCGGCCAGCGCATCCACCCGGCCGCGTCCCGGGTGAAACTGCTGGCCGAGACCACCCCGGCCGCCTTCGTCGCCTTCGACCTGCTGGCGATCGACGACGAGGTGCTGCTCGACCAGCCCTACCCGCGGCGCCGGGCCCGGCTGGAGCAGGCGCTGGTGGGGGTGCGCCCGCCGGTGCACGTCACCCAGATCACCACCGACCCCGAGACCGCGCACCGCTGGTTCGAGGTCTTCGAGGGCGCCGGCCTGGACGGCCTGATAGTCAAGCCGGCCGACCTGCCCTACGAGCCGGGCAAGCGGCTCATGTTCAAGGTCAAGCACGCCCGCACGGCCGACGTGGTGGTGGCCGGCTTCCGCTGGCACAAGTCCGGCCCGGTGGTCGGCTCGCTGCTGCTCGGCCTCTACGACACCGACGGCGTCCTGCACCACGTCGGGGTGAGCGCGTCGTTCAGCATGGCCCGCCGAGCCGAGCTGCTGGAGGAGCTGGCCCCCTACCGGGACACCGGCGGCGAGCACCCGTGGGTGCACGGCGACCACGAGCGCGGCCAGCGCATCCCGGGCGGGGTGAGCCGGTGGACCGGCACCAAGAACCTGGAGTGGGAGCCGGTGCGCCCGGAGCTGGTGCTCGAGGTCGGCTACGACGCGATGGAGGGCGACCGGTTCCGGCACACCGCGCAGTTCGTCCGCTGGCGGCCCGACCGGGACCCGCGCTCCTGCGGCTACGACCAGCTCGACCGCCCGGTGCGGTTCGACGTGGACCAGGTGCTGCGGGGCGACCCGACGGCCACCGCGGCGCCGGCGAGCGCCGGCCCCGCGTAG
- a CDS encoding alpha/beta hydrolase, with the protein MQRVRRTLAAFAVAALLTAGCTLPAFAPRTDTDGEAAAPGTAPTWRACPEVAEELVGRGAPDMRYECARIAVPRNWGTGGGATAGPGAGETFEIALLRARSTKQRDRIGSLVINPGGPGGSGVDTAVYLSFGPAFGGLPAAVTERFDIVGFDPRGVARSSPVKCISDADLDASFGYDPDPRSQASFDGFAALSQRIGRGCGDKYGDQLPLYATEQAARDMDAVRGAVGDDKLTYLGYSYGTLLGATYAQLYPQRVRALVLDGAVDPRQGLVAGSESQAKGFERAFGNFTRWCAANAGRCPIAPDARAAVTSAIDKARVSPVRGADGREATAGWVFYAVISSLYTETGWQELARAIDRLDGGDPAEVFRLADAYAGREDDGRYSNLFDANLAVNCADEDEKPSLARIRQLQSEWRDKYPLFGPALAVGLLSCVEWPGGRDPYPTGAAAGAPPIVVVGTTGDPATPYEQTGALASMLGVGRVLTWEGEGHTAYPQTTCITNAVDAYVIGLTVPTAGLRCPAR; encoded by the coding sequence ATCCAACGGGTCCGCCGCACCCTCGCCGCCTTCGCCGTCGCCGCGCTGCTCACCGCCGGCTGTACCCTGCCCGCGTTCGCGCCGCGCACCGACACCGACGGCGAGGCCGCCGCCCCGGGCACCGCGCCGACCTGGCGAGCCTGCCCGGAGGTCGCCGAAGAGCTGGTGGGTCGGGGAGCGCCGGACATGCGCTACGAGTGCGCCCGCATCGCGGTGCCGCGCAACTGGGGCACCGGCGGCGGGGCCACGGCGGGCCCGGGCGCGGGCGAGACGTTCGAGATCGCCCTGCTGCGGGCCCGTTCGACCAAGCAGCGCGACCGGATCGGCTCGCTGGTGATCAACCCCGGCGGTCCGGGCGGCTCCGGGGTGGACACCGCCGTCTACCTCTCCTTCGGGCCGGCGTTCGGCGGGCTGCCCGCCGCGGTGACCGAGCGGTTCGACATCGTCGGGTTCGACCCGCGCGGGGTGGCCCGGTCCAGCCCGGTGAAGTGCATCTCCGACGCCGACCTGGACGCCAGCTTCGGCTACGACCCCGACCCCCGCAGCCAGGCGTCCTTCGACGGCTTCGCCGCGCTCAGCCAGCGGATCGGGCGCGGTTGCGGCGACAAGTACGGCGACCAGCTTCCGCTCTACGCGACCGAGCAGGCCGCCCGGGACATGGACGCGGTCCGCGGCGCCGTCGGTGACGACAAGTTGACCTACCTCGGTTACTCCTACGGCACGCTGCTCGGCGCCACCTACGCCCAGCTCTATCCGCAGCGGGTCCGGGCGCTGGTCCTCGACGGCGCGGTCGACCCCCGGCAGGGCCTGGTGGCCGGCTCGGAGAGCCAGGCCAAGGGCTTCGAGCGGGCGTTCGGCAACTTCACCCGCTGGTGTGCGGCGAACGCCGGGCGCTGCCCGATCGCTCCCGACGCCCGGGCCGCCGTGACATCGGCCATCGACAAGGCGCGGGTGTCACCGGTGCGCGGCGCCGACGGGCGGGAGGCGACCGCCGGCTGGGTCTTCTACGCCGTCATCTCCTCGCTCTACACCGAGACCGGCTGGCAGGAGCTGGCCCGCGCGATCGACCGGCTCGACGGCGGCGACCCGGCGGAGGTCTTCCGGCTCGCCGACGCGTACGCGGGCCGGGAGGACGACGGCCGCTACTCGAACCTGTTCGACGCGAACCTGGCGGTGAACTGCGCGGACGAGGACGAGAAGCCGAGCCTGGCGCGCATCCGCCAGCTGCAGTCGGAGTGGCGGGACAAGTACCCGCTGTTCGGGCCGGCGCTGGCGGTGGGCCTGCTCAGCTGCGTCGAGTGGCCGGGCGGGCGGGACCCGTACCCGACCGGCGCGGCCGCCGGAGCGCCGCCCATCGTGGTCGTCGGGACCACCGGCGATCCGGCCACGCCCTACGAGCAGACCGGAGCGCTCGCCTCGATGCTGGGCGTGGGCCGGGTGCTCACCTGGGAGGGCGAGGGGCACACGGCCTACCCCCAGACCACGTGCATCACCAACGCCGTCGACGCCTACGTGATCGGGCTGACCGTTCCCACGGCGGGGCTGCGCTGCCCGGCCCGCTGA
- a CDS encoding potassium channel family protein codes for MDALLLPFRWIYRALVWFANSPRTLIVSYLLMIVVAGVIYAEVEKRDPADAVWWAVVTASTVGYGDISPTTWQGRTLAALLISTMVLLVIPLITAHFASRLIVDDDAFEHEEQEQLKADVRRTRALLEELASRHGIELPPEEPARPVSGPGSAAPPWERSARSRRRRRRW; via the coding sequence ATGGACGCCCTGCTGTTGCCGTTCCGGTGGATCTACCGAGCGCTGGTCTGGTTCGCCAACTCACCGCGGACCCTGATCGTCTCGTACCTGCTGATGATCGTGGTGGCCGGCGTCATCTACGCCGAGGTGGAGAAGCGCGACCCCGCCGACGCGGTCTGGTGGGCGGTGGTCACCGCGTCCACCGTCGGGTACGGCGACATCTCACCGACCACCTGGCAGGGGCGCACCCTCGCCGCGCTGCTCATCTCGACCATGGTGCTGCTGGTCATTCCGCTGATCACCGCGCACTTCGCCAGCCGGCTCATCGTCGACGACGACGCGTTCGAGCACGAGGAGCAGGAGCAGCTCAAGGCCGACGTCCGGCGGACGCGTGCGCTGCTGGAGGAGTTGGCCAGCCGGCACGGCATCGAGCTGCCGCCGGAGGAGCCGGCCCGGCCGGTCAGCGGGCCGGGCAGCGCAGCCCCGCCGTGGGAACGGTCAGCCCGATCACGTAGGCGTCGACGGCGTTGGTGA
- a CDS encoding GNAT family N-acetyltransferase — protein MTDVIFREAVRADLPTVIALLADDVLGKARDFTEVDAAYEKAFADITADPRNQLIVADEEGELVGCLQITYIPGLGRHGAERSLVESVRVRSDRRGQGLGRLMMTWAIDQAKQRGCALVQLTTDKSRHDAHRFYLNLGFVASHEGMKLPL, from the coding sequence ATGACTGACGTGATCTTCCGGGAGGCGGTCCGGGCCGATCTGCCCACCGTCATCGCCCTGCTCGCCGACGACGTCCTCGGCAAGGCGCGGGACTTCACCGAGGTCGACGCCGCGTACGAGAAGGCGTTCGCGGACATCACCGCCGACCCGCGCAACCAGCTGATCGTGGCCGACGAGGAGGGTGAGCTGGTCGGCTGCCTCCAGATCACCTACATCCCGGGCCTCGGCCGGCACGGCGCCGAGCGGTCGCTGGTCGAGTCGGTGCGGGTTCGCTCCGACCGGCGCGGGCAGGGGCTCGGACGGCTGATGATGACCTGGGCGATCGACCAGGCGAAGCAGCGGGGCTGCGCCCTGGTCCAGCTCACCACCGACAAGTCCCGCCACGACGCCCACCGCTTCTACCTGAACCTCGGCTTCGTGGCCAGTCACGAGGGCATGAAGCTCCCGCTCTGA
- a CDS encoding ABC transporter ATP-binding protein, translated as MSGRDVAGTGQTGGAVGTVPVGSESPDPRRTGRYEEVVRVEGVSRTFGRGERAVQAVRNVSFNAGRGELVAIRGRSGAGKTTLLNLVGGLDRPDSGRVTVAGHEVTGAAERELLELRRGTIGFIFQTFGLVPILSAAENVGVPLRLAKVPAAQREERVAVLLELVGLGGHAAQRPYELSGGQQQRVAVARALANEPDLLIADEPTGQLDSETGRSIMDLLRAVVRARGATVLVATHDPALIELADRTLTLRDGRLSDG; from the coding sequence ATGAGTGGACGGGACGTCGCGGGGACCGGGCAGACCGGTGGTGCGGTGGGCACCGTGCCGGTGGGATCGGAGTCGCCCGACCCTCGGCGCACGGGGCGCTACGAGGAGGTGGTCCGGGTCGAGGGGGTGAGCCGGACCTTCGGCCGTGGGGAGCGGGCCGTACAGGCGGTGCGGAACGTCTCGTTCAACGCCGGGCGGGGCGAGCTGGTCGCCATCCGGGGCCGCTCCGGCGCGGGCAAGACCACGCTGCTGAACCTGGTCGGCGGGCTCGACCGGCCGGACAGCGGCCGGGTGACGGTGGCCGGTCACGAGGTGACGGGCGCGGCCGAGCGGGAGCTGCTGGAGCTGCGGCGCGGCACCATCGGCTTCATCTTCCAGACCTTCGGTCTGGTGCCGATCCTCTCCGCCGCCGAGAACGTCGGCGTGCCGCTGCGGCTGGCCAAGGTGCCGGCGGCGCAGCGGGAGGAGCGGGTGGCGGTGCTGCTCGAACTGGTCGGGCTCGGCGGGCACGCGGCGCAGCGGCCGTACGAGCTGTCCGGTGGGCAGCAGCAGAGGGTGGCGGTGGCCCGGGCGTTGGCCAACGAGCCGGATCTGCTGATCGCCGACGAGCCGACCGGTCAGCTCGACTCCGAGACCGGGCGTTCGATCATGGACCTGCTCCGGGCGGTGGTGCGGGCGCGCGGGGCGACCGTGCTCGTCGCCACGCATGATCCGGCCCTGATCGAGCTGGCCGACCGCACCCTGACGCTCCGCGACGGCCGCCTGTCCGACGGCTGA